A single genomic interval of Pyrus communis chromosome 5, drPyrComm1.1, whole genome shotgun sequence harbors:
- the LOC137734783 gene encoding 3-ketoacyl-CoA synthase 1-like — translation MDAVSVDTSSSNSNNSSSINMDKERLTAEMAFKDSSSAVIKIRQRLPDFLQSVKLKYVKLGYGYTVNAATIILFILILPLFISVLIQLTGLELERITELWTNQAVRIERIDAATRLAGSGVLLFFFGLYWAKRSRPVYLVDFSCYKPEDERKMSVESFLKMTEDSGAFAPDTVNFQTRISNRSGLGDETYLPRGITSNPPQLSMEQARSEAEAVMFGALDSLFIKTGIKPNQIDILIVNCSLFNPTPSLSSMIVNHYKLKTDIKSYNLGGMGCSAGLISIDLAKDLLKANPNSYAVVVSTENITLNWYFGNDKSMLLCNCIFRMGGAAVLLSNRNRDRPRSKYELVHTVRTHKGADDRNYKCVYQREDDKGTVGVSLARELMAVAGDALKTNITTLGPLVLPFTEQVLFFITLIRKKVFKAKVKPYIPDFKLAFEHFCIHAGGRAVLDELEKNLQLTEWHMEPSRMTLHRFGNTSSSSLWYELSYAEAKGRVGRGDRVWQIAFGSGFKCNSAVWRALRPISVGDGLGNPWMDSIDKYPVKVQMA, via the coding sequence ATGGATGCTGTTTCTGTTGATACTAGCAGCAGTAATAGTAATAACAGTAGTAGCATAAACATGGACAAGGAGAGATTGACGGCGGAGATGGCGTTCAAGGACTCGTCCTCCGCCGTCATCAAAATACGGCAGCGCCTGCCGGACTTCTTACAGTCTGTCAAGCTCAAGTACGTCAAGCTCGGCTATGGCTACACCGTCAACGCAGCCACCATTATTTTGTTCATACTCATTTTACCGCTCTTCATCTCGGTATTAATCCAGCTCACCGGTCTGGAGCTGGAACGGATCACAGAGCTCTGGACCAACCAGGCTGTCCGGATCGAACGCATCGACGCCGCCACCAGGCTCGCCGGTTCAGGggtcctcctcttcttcttcggtcTCTACTGGGCCAAGCGGTCTAGACCAGTTTACCTGGTCGACTTCTCATGCTACAAACCGGAAGACGAACGCAAAATGTCCGTTGAGTCGTTTCTAAAAATGACTGAAGACAGCGGCGCATTTGCTCCGGACACGGTTAACTTCCAGACCCGCATTTCGAACCGGTCCGGTCTAGGCGACGAGACGTACTTGCCGCGTGGAATCACCTCCAACCCGCCACAGCTGTCCATGGAGCAAGCCCGGTCAGAGGCCGAGGCGGTCATGTTCGGCGCGCTCGACTCACTCTTCATAAAAACAGGAATCAAACCGAACCAAATCGACATCCTCATCGTGAACTGCAGCCTGTTCAACCCGACGCCGTCGCTGTCGTCCATGATCGTCAACCACTACAAGCTAAAAACCGACATTAAATCGTACAACCTGGGCGGCATGGGCTGCAGCGCCGGTCTGATCTCCATCGACCTCGCTAAGGACCTCCTCAAAGCAAATCCCAACTCCTACGCAGTCGTCGTCAGCACCGAAAACATAACCTTGAACTGGTACTTCGGAAACGACAAATCAATGCTCCTCTGCAACTGTATTTTCCGAATGGGCGGCGCCGCGGTTCTTCTATCGAACAGGAACCGCGACCGCCCCCGGTCCAAGTACGAGCTCGTACACACTGTCCGGACCCACAAGGGCGCCGACGACAGGAACTACAAGTGTGTCTACCAGCGAGAAGACGACAAAGGGACCGTCGGCGTTTCGCTGGCGCGTGAGCTGATGGCCGTGGCGGGCGACGCATTGAAAACGAACATAACAACGCTGGGCCCACTCGTCCTGCCGTTTACCGAACAGGTGTTGTTTTTCATAACGCTGATTAGGAAGAAGGTTTTCAAGGCGAAGGTCAAACCGTACATTCCGGACTTCAAGCTCGCGTTCGAGCACTTCTGCATACACGCGGGTGGACGCGCCGTCCTGGACGAGCTGGAGAAGAATCTTCAACTCACTGAGTGGCACATGGAGCCGTCTCGGATGACGTTGCACCGGTTCGGCAACACGTCGAGCAGTTCGCTGTGGTACGAGCTCTCGTACGCGGAGGCCAAGGGCCGGGTCGGGAGGGGTGACCGGGTTTGGCAGATTGCTTTCGGGTCGGGTTTTAAGTGTAACAGCGCGGTATGGCGGGCCCTCCGGCCGATTTCTGTCGGGGACGGGTTGGGTAACCCGTGGATGGACTCGATTGACAAGTACCCGGTCAAAGTCCAGATGGCTTAG